The genomic DNA ACTTCGAGCGGACCGAGCTGGCGGCCAAGAAGAAGACCGGCGTCTTCACCGGCGCGTTCGCGATCAACCCGGTGAACGGGAAGGAAATCCCCGTCTGGATCGCCGACTACGTGCTGGCGACCTACGGCACCGGCGCGATCATGGCCGTGCCCGCGCACGACGAGCGGGACTTCGCCTTCGCCAAGCAATTCGACCTGCCGATCGTCACCGTGGTCGAGCCGACAGCCGCGTGGCTGAAGGAGACCGGCAGCACCGTCGACGTGCTGACGGAGGCGTACTGCGAGGAAGGCACCGCGATCAACTCGGGCATTCTGGACGGACTGGCGACCGAGCCGGCGAAGCAAAAAATCATCGCCTGGCTGGAAGAGCGCGGCATCGGCACCCGCCGCGTCAATTACAAGCTGCGCGACTGGCTGTTCAGCCGCCAGCGGTACTGGGGTGAGCCGTTCCCGCTGCTGCACGAGATCGGCCCGGACGGGAGGCCGACCGGCACGGTCCGTCGGCTGAGCGTGGACGACCTGCCGCTGAAGTTGCCCGACCTGGAAGACTTCAACCCGACCGGCAACCCCGAAGGCCCGCTGACCAAGGCGGAAGAGTGGGTAACGGTCACGTTGGACGGCAAGACGTACCGCCGGGAAACGAACACGATGCCGCAGTGGGCGGGCTCGTGCTGGTACTTCCTGCGCTACATCGACCCGAAAAACCCGAACGCCCTGGCCGACCCGGCCAAGCTGAAGCACTGGCTGCCGGTCGACCTGTACGTCGGCGGCGCGGAGCACGCGGTCCTGCACCTGCTGTACTCCCGCTTCTGGCACAAAGTCCTGTACGACCGCGGGTCCGTCCCGTGCGTCGAGCCGTTCCAGAAGCTGGTGAACCAGGGCATGATCCTGGGCGAGACCGAGTACCACGTCACGCCCTCGATTTACGCGGCGAACACCGAACGTATGACCGGGATGGGCGTCGAAGGCGCGCACCGGCCCGCCGAGCAGGGGAGCGAGAAAGAGGACACTTACGCACTCAAAACTCGGGCGGTCGACGCCGTCAAGCTGCTGAATCTGCCCGACGAACTGGTGGAAAAGAAGAAGGGCAAGCTGACGCTGAAGGGCACGGACGTCGAACTGACCGGCCGGGCGGACAAGATGTCAAAATCGCGCGGGAACGTGGTCAACCCGGACGACGTGGTCAGCGAGTACGGCGCGGACAGTCTGCGGCTGTACGAGATGTTCATGGGCCCGCTGGAGGCGACGAAGCCCTGGAACATGAAGGGCGTTGAGGGCGTCTACCGGTTCCTGTCCCGCGTCTGGCGGTTGGTCGTGGACGAGGCGGCCGAGACGATGGCCCTGAGCCCGGCCGTCCGCGACGTGGAACCGGACACGGACACCCTGCGCGCCCTGCACCGGACGATCCAGAAGGTGACCGACGACACCGACGGGATGCGGTTCAACACCGCGATCTCGGCAATGATGGAATTCACCAACCACATGACCAAGCTGGAGGTCCGGCCGCGGAAGGTGCTGGAGACGTTCGTGCTACTGCTGGCGCCCTACGCCCCGCACGTGGCCGAGGAATTGTGGGCCGCGTTCGGCCACGCGACCACGCTCGCCTACGAGCCGTGGCCGAAGTACGACCCCGCGTTGACCAAGGCGGACGAGATCGAGATCCCGGTCCAGGTGAACGGCAAGGTGAAAGCCAAGCTAATGGTCCCGGCCGAGATCGACGACAAAGCCCTGGAAGCCGTCGCCCTGGCCGACCCGCGGGTGCAAGAGCAGATCGCCGGGAAGACCGTGAAGATGGTCAAGGTCGTCCCGAAGCGGCTCGTGAACATCGTGATTTCGTAGGGCACGTTACGCGGCCGGTAACACCCGCTGTTCGACACACGTCCGCGTATACGCGGCCTCCAGCTCGACCGGCAGGCAGAGCCCGCCCCGGAGCCAGAGCGGGAGCGTCGGCAGCGGCCGGCCGACCGCGACCGGTTCCCGCCAGATATCGAGAGCCCCGGCCCCGTCGCGCTCGACCGGCCGGTACGCCGCCGCGAACAGGGCCGGTCCCGCGCCCGGGTCCGCGGCCCCCAAGTGCGCCAGCAACTCCCGGTGCAGGTCGGCCGGCCGTTCCGTCACCACATCCACGAGTACCAGCCCGATTCCGGCCCGGAGACAGGTCGCGCACTTCGACATCAGCGCGTCCCGATGGGCCGGCCGGTCCTTGTTCGACGGGCTGACCAGTTCGACGGCCCCGGCCAGGGTAGGCCCGCCGGAGCGGCTGAAGATGCCGACCTCGACCACGGCCCCGGCCAGATCAAGGGGCACGCTCGCCTGCGGCGGTGGCGGCGCCCACCCGTCCACGGGGCTCGTCGGTCCCGGCTCCTCGAACGCCGCCACGTCGATCTCGACTCTGTATTGGACGTTCGCCTCGGCGAAGTAGCCTTCCGGGAGTACGGCGTTGAGCTGCGACGCAAGGTAGGTCGCCCACGAATTGT from Fimbriiglobus ruber includes the following:
- the leuS gene encoding leucine--tRNA ligase, with protein sequence MPSFNPADVERRWQAFWEANKTFRTPDPGDAAVAGKPKYYILDMFPYPSGAGLHVGHPEGYTATDILARFKRMGGFHVLHPMGWDAYGLPAEEYARKTGTHPRKTTVANITTFRRQIKSLGFSYDWDREVDTTDPDYFKWTQWIFLVVHDTWYDPAAKKGRPISELPIPADVQAAGADAVRKYQDDHRLAYQAEAMVNWCPAMGTVLANEEVVDGKSDVGGHPVERRALRQWLMRITAYAERLLVDLDPLDWSESIKKMQRQWIGKSEGAEVDFKLAAHSETISVFTTRPDTLFGATYMVLSPEHPLVKTITTPGQRTAVEQYQEAASRKSDFERTELAAKKKTGVFTGAFAINPVNGKEIPVWIADYVLATYGTGAIMAVPAHDERDFAFAKQFDLPIVTVVEPTAAWLKETGSTVDVLTEAYCEEGTAINSGILDGLATEPAKQKIIAWLEERGIGTRRVNYKLRDWLFSRQRYWGEPFPLLHEIGPDGRPTGTVRRLSVDDLPLKLPDLEDFNPTGNPEGPLTKAEEWVTVTLDGKTYRRETNTMPQWAGSCWYFLRYIDPKNPNALADPAKLKHWLPVDLYVGGAEHAVLHLLYSRFWHKVLYDRGSVPCVEPFQKLVNQGMILGETEYHVTPSIYAANTERMTGMGVEGAHRPAEQGSEKEDTYALKTRAVDAVKLLNLPDELVEKKKGKLTLKGTDVELTGRADKMSKSRGNVVNPDDVVSEYGADSLRLYEMFMGPLEATKPWNMKGVEGVYRFLSRVWRLVVDEAAETMALSPAVRDVEPDTDTLRALHRTIQKVTDDTDGMRFNTAISAMMEFTNHMTKLEVRPRKVLETFVLLLAPYAPHVAEELWAAFGHATTLAYEPWPKYDPALTKADEIEIPVQVNGKVKAKLMVPAEIDDKALEAVALADPRVQEQIAGKTVKMVKVVPKRLVNIVIS
- a CDS encoding DUF4058 domain-containing protein — translated: MPLLDHFHPPLSERRHWHSFHNSWATYLASQLNAVLPEGYFAEANVQYRVEIDVAAFEEPGPTSPVDGWAPPPPQASVPLDLAGAVVEVGIFSRSGGPTLAGAVELVSPSNKDRPAHRDALMSKCATCLRAGIGLVLVDVVTERPADLHRELLAHLGAADPGAGPALFAAAYRPVERDGAGALDIWREPVAVGRPLPTLPLWLRGGLCLPVELEAAYTRTCVEQRVLPAA